The following is a genomic window from Ethanoligenens harbinense YUAN-3.
CGGCGAGGCTGTGACGGCGGGGCAGATGCTCATCAGCGGCATGATCCAGGATAAGGACGGCGCTCTGCGCATCGTCCACGCGCAGGGCACGGTGGTCGCACGCACCATGCGCGACATTTCGGTCACGGTCCCGTTTCATACCACCGTGCGCAGTGAGACCGGTCAGGAGGTGCGGCGGTATACGCTGAATGTGTTTGATTACGGTATCCCGCTGTATTTCGGCGCGCTTCAGGGCGACTTCAACCGGTATGCTTATACCGACAATGCGGAGTTTTTCGGCATTCGCCTGCCGGTATCCATCACCACGCGCGTTTACCGGGTGTGCAGGCCGCTTGCGGTGACATATTCCCAAGAGCAGGTTGCCGCAGCGGCTGCGCGGGCGCTGGCTCAAAAAGAACAGACGGAGCTGTCCGGTGTCAAAATTCTTTCCCGCGCAACGGAGAGTAAAACCGATGCAAACGGGTATACGCTCATTGCGCACGATGTCTGCGAGGAGGACATTGCGTTGGGGGAACCTATCCAGATTTCCTGAAATTTAGTAATAATGATGCTAGGATTGTGATAGTAAATATGATATGATATGAAACAATAGGGTTAATAGACAAAATTTTTATACAGAATACGCCGGATGATCATCCGTTTCCTTGTTTGCGGAATCCCTGCGTGGAGCACCGCGCATCCTGCCAAACGGATATCCATATATTTCAGGGCCTGCCGCGGTCTTTTATGCGTGCGGTTGGGCCTTTATAAAGGTGAGAGAATGGCGGAACAATCGATCACGATAGACACGCCGGATAAGATCGCGGGGCTTTTTGGAAATTTTGATGAAAACATTCTGACGGTAGAACGCGAATTCAACGTGCAGATTTCCAACCGAGGCGGCGACCTGCGTGTGACGGGGGAGCCGGAAAATGTGGGCAAAGCCGTGCATGCCGTGGAAGGCCTGATGAAATTGCTGGAGCGCGGTGAACAGCTCAATGAGCAGAGCGTGCGCTATGTGCTCACGCTGGTCAACGACGGCGACGAGAGCAAGGTTGACGAGTTGGGGCGCGACTGCATCTGCATCACCGCGCGCGGCAGGCCGGTGAAACCCAAAACACTGGGCCAGAAGCAGTATGTCAAGGCAATCGAGAGCAACACCATCGTTATCGGGGTCGGCCCGGCCGGTACGGGCAAAACGTATCTGGCCGTCGCCATGGCGGTCGCCGCCTATAAGGCCAAGTCGATCAGCCGCATCATCCTCACGCGCCCGGCCGTGGAGGCGGGGGAGAAACTGGGCTTCCTGCCCGGCGATCTCCAGAACAAGGTGGACCCGTATCTGCGCCCGCTTTATGACGCGCTGTTCGATATGCTGGGTGCGGAGAATTACCAGCGCCTGATGGAACGCCAGCTCATTGAGGTGGCGCCGCTGGCCTATATGCGCGGGCGCACGCTGGACGATGCGTTCATCATCCTTGACGAAGCGCAGAACACCACGCCCGAACAGATGAAAATGTTCTTGACTCGTCTGGGGTTCAATTCTCAGGCTGTCATCACCGGGGATGTGACGCAGGTCGACCTGCCGGACGGCAAGCGCAGCGGCCTGGTGGACGCAGTGCATGTCCTGAAAAATGTGGAGGACATTTCCATCCAGTACTTCGATGAGCGGGATGTGGTGCGGCATCGGCTGGTGCAGAAGATCATCAAAGCGTATGAGAAGTATGAGAAGGAAGGCAGGCGTGCAAAATAGCCATGGATAAGTTGAAAGTATATATAGATAACCGGCAGAAATCGGTAAAAATCCCGTCCGGGCTACGGCTTTTGGTGCGCCGTTGCTGCAACGCGACGCTTGCAAACGAGGGATTTGAGGGCAGCGCGGAAGTGAACGTGACCTTTGTAGACGATGCGCAGATTAAGGAACTGAATGCGCAGTATCGGCATAAGGATACGGCGACCGACGTTTTGTCTTTCCCGATGGGGGAAAACGGAAAATTCGATCTCAACCCGGATACGGGTGCTTATGTGCTGGGGGATGTGGTGATCTCACTGGAGACCGCCACGGCGCAGGCGGAAAAATACGGTCATTCCCTCCAGCATGAGGTGGCGTTCCTCACGGTGCATTCCATGCTGCACATTTTGGGGTACGACCATGAGCAGGGCGGTATTGAAGCGGTGCGCATGCATGAACACGAGGATGTCATCATGAACGCGCTCGGCTTCCCCCGTGATGTGTACGAAGAAGGATGAGGGCGCAAATGCCGCAACGGATCCGTTCTTTGCACAAAAGTTTTCGGGATGCGTTTCGAGGGGTGGCGTTTTGCGTCAAAAATGAGCGCAACATGCGCATCCACATGGTTGTGGGGGCATACATGCTGTGCTTTTCGCCGTTTTTCCATCTTTCCGCGGCGGAATATGCCGTGCTGCTGCTCACCATTGCGCTGGTGCTCTTTGCGGAAACAGTGAATACCGCTATTGAAGCGGTGATTAACCTCCAGGCGCAGTGGTATGACAACCTGGCCCGCATTGGCAAGGATGTCGCCGCCGGCGCGGTGCTCATTTGTGCTTTTTTGGCGGCAGTGGTGGGGTTCGTCTTGTTTTTCCACCCGGCCACGCTGCTGTTCATCATCGAATATCTGTTCAGCCATTTATTTTTCGGATTTTTGTTTCTGGTTTCCCTGCCGCTGTCGGGGGTTTTTATTTTCTTTTTTCCGTTCAATGTCCGCAAACACTGAGGGAAATATTGCTTTCCATCGTTTCATACGGTGGGCGGGAGGTTTTTTGTGACCATTCAGCATTCCGGATTCGTCGCCATCATCGGGCGGCCCAATGTGGGAAAATCCACACTGCTCAACGCGATTTTGGGGGAAAAAATCGCCATCGTTTCCCCAAAACCGCAGACGACGCGCAATAAGATCACCGGTGTGTATACCAAAGACGATACCCAGTTGATTTTTTTAGACACGCCCGGCTGGCACCAGCCCAAAACCAAGCTCGGCAATTACATGGCCAAATCGGTTGACAATACCCTGACGGATGTGGATGCCGTGCTGTTTGTGATTGAGCCGCGGGAAGCGCCTCGCCCGGCCGAAACCGAACTGCTTGGCAAGTTGGGTAAACAGGTGCCGGTTCTGCTGGTCATCAACAAGATCGACATATTGGCGGATAAAAGCGCGTTGATGGGTGTGATCGCCCACTGGAGCAAACTGCGCGATTTCACCGCTGTTGTGCCCATTTCGGCTGAAAAAAACGACGGC
Proteins encoded in this region:
- a CDS encoding PhoH family protein gives rise to the protein MAEQSITIDTPDKIAGLFGNFDENILTVEREFNVQISNRGGDLRVTGEPENVGKAVHAVEGLMKLLERGEQLNEQSVRYVLTLVNDGDESKVDELGRDCICITARGRPVKPKTLGQKQYVKAIESNTIVIGVGPAGTGKTYLAVAMAVAAYKAKSISRIILTRPAVEAGEKLGFLPGDLQNKVDPYLRPLYDALFDMLGAENYQRLMERQLIEVAPLAYMRGRTLDDAFIILDEAQNTTPEQMKMFLTRLGFNSQAVITGDVTQVDLPDGKRSGLVDAVHVLKNVEDISIQYFDERDVVRHRLVQKIIKAYEKYEKEGRRAK
- the ybeY gene encoding rRNA maturation RNase YbeY — translated: MDKLKVYIDNRQKSVKIPSGLRLLVRRCCNATLANEGFEGSAEVNVTFVDDAQIKELNAQYRHKDTATDVLSFPMGENGKFDLNPDTGAYVLGDVVISLETATAQAEKYGHSLQHEVAFLTVHSMLHILGYDHEQGGIEAVRMHEHEDVIMNALGFPRDVYEEG
- a CDS encoding diacylglycerol kinase family protein; this encodes MPQRIRSLHKSFRDAFRGVAFCVKNERNMRIHMVVGAYMLCFSPFFHLSAAEYAVLLLTIALVLFAETVNTAIEAVINLQAQWYDNLARIGKDVAAGAVLICAFLAAVVGFVLFFHPATLLFIIEYLFSHLFFGFLFLVSLPLSGVFIFFFPFNVRKH
- the era gene encoding GTPase Era, translating into MTIQHSGFVAIIGRPNVGKSTLLNAILGEKIAIVSPKPQTTRNKITGVYTKDDTQLIFLDTPGWHQPKTKLGNYMAKSVDNTLTDVDAVLFVIEPREAPRPAETELLGKLGKQVPVLLVINKIDILADKSALMGVIAHWSKLRDFTAVVPISAEKNDGVDALLAELISLMPEGPQYYPDDMVTAEPERLVVAEIIREKLLTLLSAEIPHGIAVSIERMHERETGSLIDIDAVIYCERESHTGIIVGKGGAMLKKVGIKARADIESLLGCHVSLHLWVKVKENWRNREGILRTLGYD